The proteins below come from a single Stutzerimonas stutzeri RCH2 genomic window:
- the speA gene encoding arginine decarboxylase has protein sequence MPVRRTRKDDGSQWTAADSRSIYGIRHWGAGYFAISDEGNVEVRPQGPSGEPIEFNGLIEQLREAGLSLPLLVRFPGILQDRVRRLTGAFDANIERMEYAGKYTALYPIKVNQQEAVVENIIATQNVSIGLEAGSKPELMAVLALAPKGGTIVCNGYKDREFIRLALMGQKLGHKVFIVIEKESEVGLVIEEANELKLTPQVGLRVRLSSLASSKWADTGGERSKFGLSAAQLLSVIERFRAAEMDQGIRLLHFHMGSQIANLADYRQGFREAIRYYAELRALNLPVDYIDVGGGLGVDYDGTHSRNASSINYDIDEYAGTVVGMLKEFCEAQGLPHPNIFSESGRAMTAHHAVLVMQVTDVERHNDELPVIENYDELPEIVQSLADLLGPTDPEMVTETYWRATHYMSESSAQYASGKLTLAQKALAEQSYFAICRRLYNQLKARQRSHRAVLDELNDKLADKYICNFSVFQSLPDTWAIDQILPIVPLQRLSEEPVRRAVLQDLTCDSDGKIKHYVDEQSIESSMPVHEVAPGEEYFLGVFLVGAYQEILGDMHNLFGDTDSVNVYQREDGSYYHAGIETHDTIEDMLRYVHLSPEELMTYYRDKVASAKLSAKERTQYIDALRLGLTRSSYLTP, from the coding sequence ATGCCTGTACGACGTACACGTAAAGACGACGGTAGCCAGTGGACCGCTGCCGACAGCCGCAGTATCTACGGCATTCGCCACTGGGGCGCAGGGTATTTCGCGATCAGCGACGAGGGCAATGTCGAGGTACGCCCGCAAGGACCGAGCGGCGAGCCGATCGAGTTCAACGGCCTGATCGAGCAGCTGCGAGAAGCGGGGCTGTCGCTGCCGTTGCTGGTGCGTTTCCCCGGCATTCTGCAGGACCGCGTGCGGCGTCTGACCGGTGCCTTCGATGCCAACATCGAGCGCATGGAATACGCAGGTAAGTACACCGCGCTTTACCCGATCAAGGTCAACCAGCAGGAAGCGGTGGTGGAAAACATCATCGCCACGCAGAACGTTTCCATCGGCCTGGAGGCGGGCTCCAAGCCCGAGCTGATGGCCGTGCTGGCGCTCGCCCCCAAGGGCGGCACCATCGTCTGTAACGGCTACAAGGACCGCGAGTTCATCCGCCTGGCACTGATGGGCCAGAAGCTCGGACACAAGGTATTCATCGTCATCGAGAAGGAGTCGGAGGTCGGACTGGTGATCGAGGAGGCCAACGAGCTCAAGCTGACGCCGCAGGTCGGTCTGCGTGTGCGCCTGTCGTCGCTGGCATCGTCCAAGTGGGCCGACACCGGTGGCGAGCGGTCGAAGTTCGGCTTGTCTGCGGCGCAGCTGCTCTCGGTGATCGAACGCTTTCGTGCGGCGGAAATGGATCAGGGCATCCGCTTGCTGCACTTCCACATGGGTTCGCAGATCGCCAATCTGGCCGACTACCGTCAGGGCTTCCGTGAGGCGATCCGTTACTACGCAGAGCTGCGCGCGCTGAACCTGCCGGTGGATTACATTGATGTTGGCGGCGGTCTGGGCGTCGATTACGACGGTACCCACTCGCGCAATGCTAGCTCGATCAACTACGACATCGACGAATACGCCGGTACCGTGGTCGGCATGCTCAAGGAGTTCTGCGAGGCACAGGGCCTGCCGCACCCGAACATCTTCTCCGAAAGCGGACGGGCGATGACCGCGCATCATGCGGTGCTGGTCATGCAGGTCACTGATGTCGAGCGGCACAACGACGAGCTGCCGGTGATCGAAAACTACGACGAACTGCCGGAGATCGTGCAGTCGCTGGCCGATCTGCTCGGACCGACCGACCCGGAAATGGTCACCGAAACCTACTGGCGCGCCACCCACTACATGAGCGAGTCCAGCGCGCAGTACGCGTCCGGCAAGCTGACCCTGGCGCAGAAGGCGCTGGCCGAGCAGAGCTACTTCGCCATCTGCCGTCGCCTGTATAACCAGCTCAAGGCTCGTCAGCGTTCCCATCGGGCAGTGCTCGACGAGCTCAACGACAAGCTGGCGGACAAGTACATCTGCAATTTCTCGGTGTTCCAGAGTCTGCCGGACACCTGGGCGATCGACCAGATCCTGCCGATCGTACCGCTGCAGCGGCTGAGCGAGGAGCCGGTGCGGCGCGCGGTGCTGCAGGACCTGACCTGCGATTCGGACGGCAAGATCAAGCACTACGTCGACGAGCAGAGCATCGAAAGCAGCATGCCGGTGCATGAGGTCGCGCCTGGCGAAGAGTACTTCCTCGGCGTGTTCCTGGTGGGCGCTTACCAGGAAATTCTTGGCGACATGCACAACCTGTTCGGCGATACCGACTCGGTGAACGTCTATCAGCGTGAGGACGGCAGCTACTACCACGCCGGCATCGAGACCCACGACACCATCGAGGACATGCTGCGCTATGTGCACCTGTCGCCCGAGGAGCTGATGACCTACTACCGCGACAAGGTTGCCAGCGCCAAGCTGAGCGCCAAGGAGCGCACCCAGTACATCGATGCTTTGCGTTTGGGGCTGACGCGCTCTTCCTATCTGACGCCCTAA
- the cra gene encoding catabolite repressor/activator, which yields MKLTDIARLANVSVTTASYVLNGKAAQRRISPATVERVMAVAEQQGFQLDQQAAGLRRGQSRTLGFIVPDLENPSYARLAKLLEQRARQRGYQLLIAGTDDEPDTERQLIQLLRSRRCDALIVASCLPGDDQSYRKVQAAGTPVIALDRALDAEQFCSVVSDDLEAAALLTRSLAVPARAHIALISARPALPISQQREEGFRQALSQHTGQVSILRAEQFSRTCGREQMLALLDRGPLPDALITTAYVLLEGVFDALRERDLLWPEHLRLATFGDAQLLDFLPIRVNAISQQHEQIAERTLEQAIRAIEQSDYRPGVIAIERELKVRRP from the coding sequence TTGAAACTGACCGACATCGCCCGCCTCGCCAACGTTTCGGTAACCACTGCCAGCTACGTGCTCAACGGCAAGGCCGCACAGCGCCGTATCAGCCCGGCCACGGTCGAGCGAGTGATGGCCGTGGCCGAACAGCAGGGCTTTCAGCTCGACCAGCAGGCCGCGGGCCTGCGCCGCGGGCAGTCGCGCACCCTTGGCTTCATCGTTCCGGATCTGGAAAACCCCAGCTACGCACGCCTGGCCAAGTTGCTCGAACAGCGCGCACGGCAGCGCGGCTACCAGTTGCTGATCGCCGGCACCGACGACGAGCCGGACACCGAGCGCCAGCTCATCCAGCTGCTGCGCTCGCGCCGTTGCGATGCGCTGATCGTCGCCAGCTGCCTACCAGGCGACGACCAGAGCTACCGCAAGGTGCAGGCGGCAGGCACGCCGGTGATCGCCCTCGACCGTGCGCTGGACGCCGAGCAGTTCTGTTCGGTGGTCAGCGATGACCTCGAAGCGGCCGCCCTGCTCACCCGCTCGCTGGCAGTTCCGGCCCGGGCGCATATCGCCCTGATCAGCGCACGCCCGGCATTGCCCATCAGTCAGCAGCGTGAGGAAGGGTTTCGCCAGGCACTGTCGCAGCACACGGGGCAGGTCAGCATCCTGCGTGCCGAACAGTTCAGCCGCACCTGCGGACGCGAACAAATGCTCGCCCTGCTGGACCGCGGCCCGCTACCCGATGCGCTGATCACCACCGCCTACGTCTTGCTGGAAGGCGTTTTCGATGCGCTGCGCGAGCGCGATCTGCTCTGGCCGGAGCATCTGCGGTTGGCGACCTTTGGTGACGCGCAGTTGTTGGACTTCCTGCCGATCCGGGTCAACGCGATTTCCCAGCAGCACGAGCAGATCGCCGAGCGAACCCTGGAACAGGCGATCCGCGCCATCGAGCAGAGCGACTACCGCCCCGGCGTGATCGCCATCGAGCGCGAGCTGAAAGTGCGGCGTCCCTGA
- a CDS encoding methyltransferase domain-containing protein, translated as MSDRHFDELATRFAEKIYGGAKGAIRLAVLQADLTEILPPRPLRVLDIGAGLGHMSLWLAQQGHDVTLAEPAEPMLDGARKQFAAAGQQATFIQAPWQDVENHVEGRFDLVICHAVLEWLAEPQAILPVLHRLVAEDGWLSLAFYNRDALIYRNLLKGHFKKLRSQSYAGERQSLTPQQPLDPRELAAQLAPYWRVESSSGVRVFHDYMPADFQARTEPAELIEMELAYRRHPTFSGLGRYLHWLCRPR; from the coding sequence ATGAGCGACCGCCACTTCGACGAACTCGCCACGCGCTTCGCCGAAAAAATCTACGGCGGTGCCAAAGGCGCGATCCGCCTCGCCGTGCTGCAGGCCGACCTGACGGAAATTCTGCCGCCGCGCCCGCTGCGTGTACTGGATATTGGTGCCGGCCTCGGCCATATGAGCCTCTGGCTCGCACAGCAGGGCCATGATGTGACCCTGGCCGAGCCAGCCGAGCCGATGCTGGACGGCGCTCGCAAGCAGTTTGCCGCAGCCGGCCAGCAGGCCACCTTCATTCAGGCACCCTGGCAGGACGTGGAAAACCACGTCGAGGGCCGTTTCGATCTGGTCATCTGCCATGCGGTGCTGGAATGGCTGGCCGAGCCCCAGGCGATCCTGCCAGTGCTGCATCGCCTGGTTGCCGAAGATGGCTGGCTGTCGCTGGCCTTCTACAACCGCGACGCGCTGATCTATCGCAACCTGCTCAAGGGTCACTTCAAGAAACTGCGCAGCCAGAGCTACGCCGGCGAGCGACAGAGCCTGACGCCGCAGCAGCCGCTCGACCCACGCGAACTGGCGGCGCAACTCGCACCGTACTGGCGGGTCGAATCAAGCAGTGGCGTGCGCGTATTCCATGACTACATGCCCGCCGATTTCCAGGCCCGCACCGAGCCGGCCGAGCTGATCGAGATGGAGCTGGCCTACCGCCGCCATCCGACCTTCAGCGGCCTGGGGCGCTACCTGCACTGGCTGTGTCGGCCGCGCTGA
- a CDS encoding DMT family transporter, which yields MPTVAWWLLTLPFIAGALLPLQAGINGQVARQLGNVMGAALLSFAVGTLALFVIVLVQRDVPALQTLKSLNWWHWSGGLLGAFFIATAAFAAPRTGALLFMALLLAGQLFVALLLDHFGWAGFRQSSISLGKVAGLLLIFAGVWLIQRG from the coding sequence ATGCCTACCGTTGCCTGGTGGTTACTCACCCTGCCGTTCATTGCCGGCGCCCTGCTGCCGCTGCAGGCGGGCATCAACGGACAGGTGGCGCGCCAACTAGGCAATGTGATGGGTGCGGCGTTGCTCTCCTTCGCCGTGGGCACCCTGGCGCTGTTCGTCATCGTACTGGTCCAGCGTGACGTACCCGCCCTGCAGACGCTGAAGAGCCTGAACTGGTGGCACTGGTCTGGCGGTTTGCTCGGTGCATTCTTCATTGCCACGGCAGCATTCGCCGCGCCGCGCACCGGAGCGCTGCTGTTCATGGCGCTGCTACTGGCCGGTCAGCTGTTCGTCGCCCTGCTACTGGACCATTTCGGCTGGGCCGGCTTTCGCCAATCGAGCATCAGCCTGGGCAAGGTAGCCGGCCTGCTGCTGATCTTCGCCGGGGTCTGGCTGATCCAGCGCGGCTAG
- a CDS encoding GspH/FimT family pseudopilin, whose translation MANRNQGFTFIELIVTLTVLAISIAVAVPAFTATLDSVRERTLLDQLLADIHFARSTAINRRRPVSICTGYGTCSGETNWSGPVFIFDDLNGNGALDDGDSPLRASMIGSNYQWSWSNFRKQPHLTFKPDGTTHSLNGSFVLCRRGMALKKVVINITGRVKLESPNATDRCG comes from the coding sequence ATGGCGAACCGAAATCAAGGCTTCACGTTTATCGAGCTGATTGTCACGCTTACTGTACTTGCCATATCAATTGCCGTGGCAGTACCAGCGTTCACCGCAACCCTCGACTCGGTTCGAGAACGGACACTACTGGATCAGCTCCTCGCAGACATCCATTTCGCAAGAAGCACAGCGATCAACAGACGGCGACCGGTAAGTATCTGCACGGGATATGGAACCTGTAGCGGTGAAACAAACTGGAGCGGCCCAGTTTTTATATTTGATGATCTCAATGGAAACGGGGCACTTGACGATGGCGATTCTCCGCTTCGGGCTTCAATGATCGGTAGTAACTATCAATGGAGTTGGAGCAACTTTCGTAAGCAACCCCACCTAACTTTCAAGCCCGACGGCACGACTCATAGCCTCAATGGCTCCTTCGTTCTCTGTCGTCGAGGCATGGCCCTAAAGAAGGTTGTGATCAACATCACAGGCAGAGTGAAACTTGAATCACCCAACGCCACTGACCGCTGCGGCTGA
- a CDS encoding DUF4136 domain-containing protein yields MSIRVFLPLLCLGLMACQSKNPYTEESAPIPPAPPIEKIQSPIYPAAPRDFSSYQSWGWRTPPAGTTSISGEELQEMVAGALDHRGLRPASGGTGNGSADVLVSAGASKETRVRQTYDHYGPQVGVGRYGGGYGSGYGVGTSVPIVRNYEEEVVSVRIEMFDAASGQAVWSNRAEARISGSRAKQQDALRQAVERALEDYPPR; encoded by the coding sequence ATGTCGATCCGCGTATTTCTGCCGCTGCTCTGCCTGGGTCTGATGGCCTGCCAGAGCAAGAATCCCTACACCGAAGAGTCGGCGCCGATCCCACCGGCACCGCCAATCGAGAAAATCCAGTCGCCCATCTACCCGGCCGCCCCACGCGACTTTTCCAGCTACCAGAGCTGGGGCTGGCGCACACCGCCCGCCGGCACCACGTCGATCAGCGGCGAAGAGCTGCAGGAGATGGTGGCCGGCGCGCTCGATCACCGCGGCTTGCGACCCGCATCCGGAGGCACCGGCAACGGCTCCGCAGACGTGCTGGTTTCAGCCGGCGCCAGCAAGGAGACGCGGGTGCGCCAGACCTACGATCACTATGGCCCGCAGGTCGGCGTCGGTCGCTATGGCGGCGGCTACGGCTCCGGTTATGGGGTTGGCACCAGCGTACCCATCGTGCGCAATTACGAGGAAGAGGTGGTTTCGGTGCGTATCGAGATGTTCGACGCAGCCTCGGGCCAGGCCGTCTGGAGCAACCGCGCCGAAGCGCGGATCAGTGGCAGTCGGGCCAAACAGCAGGATGCGCTGCGCCAGGCTGTGGAGCGCGCCCTCGAAGACTATCCGCCACGCTGA
- a CDS encoding SdiA-regulated domain-containing protein encodes MRALARAQLGRVAAQRPTWWYGCALFALLYAATTVHLDERLFYTLKTTWHEASWERRSLWLPEYQVKIDALPVATVDNNLSGLTYDERRDHLWAVVNNPEELLALGRDGSFIARYPLQGFEDVEGITYLGDDLLVVTEERQQSLVVLAVPRVAGPLLRADGRSITLALGDAENSGFEGVGYDRAGDRLFVVKEHSPRKLYEIQGIKRSLAGDMDIKIIDREAWIEKLDMATDLSSVHFDEQTGHLVLLSDEAKMMLELDAEGELVSFRSLWSGFAGLERSVPQAEGMTFDGQGNLYLVSEPNLFYAFEHE; translated from the coding sequence ATGCGAGCCCTTGCCAGAGCGCAGCTGGGACGAGTTGCGGCGCAGCGCCCGACCTGGTGGTACGGCTGCGCGCTTTTCGCGCTGCTCTACGCCGCCACCACCGTTCACCTCGATGAGCGCTTGTTCTACACATTGAAAACCACCTGGCATGAAGCCAGCTGGGAACGGCGCAGCCTCTGGCTACCGGAATATCAGGTAAAGATCGATGCGCTGCCGGTGGCGACGGTGGACAACAACCTTTCCGGGCTGACCTATGACGAGCGCCGCGATCATCTGTGGGCGGTGGTCAACAATCCTGAGGAGCTGCTCGCTCTGGGGCGTGATGGCAGCTTTATCGCGCGCTATCCGTTGCAGGGGTTCGAGGATGTCGAGGGAATTACCTATCTCGGCGACGACCTGTTGGTGGTAACCGAAGAGCGTCAGCAGTCATTGGTTGTCCTGGCAGTCCCCAGGGTTGCCGGGCCGTTGCTGCGTGCGGACGGGCGCTCCATCACCCTGGCCCTTGGCGATGCGGAGAACTCCGGTTTCGAAGGCGTCGGTTACGACCGAGCGGGCGATCGTCTGTTTGTGGTCAAGGAGCATTCACCGCGCAAGCTCTACGAAATCCAGGGCATCAAGCGCAGCTTGGCAGGTGACATGGATATCAAGATCATCGACCGCGAGGCCTGGATCGAGAAGCTGGACATGGCCACTGATCTGTCGTCGGTGCATTTCGATGAGCAGACCGGTCACCTGGTGCTGCTCAGCGACGAGGCGAAGATGATGCTGGAGCTCGATGCAGAAGGCGAGCTGGTCAGCTTCCGCTCGCTTTGGAGCGGTTTTGCCGGGCTCGAACGCAGCGTGCCGCAGGCCGAAGGGATGACCTTCGATGGGCAGGGCAATCTCTATCTGGTCAGCGAGCCCAACCTGTTCTACGCCTTCGAGCACGAGTGA
- a CDS encoding MATE family efflux transporter, which produces MSSMLAAWRDAPTHSKVWALAAPMILSNLSVPLVALVDSSVIGHLPHAHQLGAVAVGGSLYTLLVWVMGFLRMGTTGFAAQAAGRNDGGALRQILLQGLLLALGFALLLGAIGVPLKGAALQLMQPSAELDELTRDYFHTRLFGLPAALASYALIGWFLGTQNARAPLAILLTTNLINVVLDLWFVLGLDWGVAGAARASVIAEWSGALLGLALTRKALARYPGRLDTRALRRWLSWRPLMAVNRDIFLRSLALQLVFLLVTVQGTRLGDATVAANALLLNGLLLTAHALDGLAHAVEALAGHAIGARNRDALQRVMVVAGGWSLLASVAFGLFFLLGGQLFIQLQTDIPEVRQTALTYLPYLAALPLIAVWSYLLDGLFIGATRAREMRNSMLLAVGLTLPLGWLLQGLGNHGLWLAFLSFMLMRGVCLGVLAQRLQRRGAWFTMGAPSTTHSEGH; this is translated from the coding sequence ATGTCCAGCATGCTTGCCGCCTGGCGCGATGCGCCCACCCACAGCAAGGTGTGGGCGCTGGCAGCGCCGATGATCCTCTCGAATCTATCCGTTCCGCTGGTAGCGCTGGTGGACAGCAGCGTGATCGGCCATCTGCCGCACGCCCATCAGCTGGGCGCGGTAGCAGTCGGCGGCAGTCTCTACACGCTGCTGGTATGGGTGATGGGCTTCCTGCGCATGGGCACAACGGGCTTCGCCGCCCAGGCTGCAGGCCGCAATGATGGCGGCGCGCTGCGCCAGATTCTGCTGCAGGGGCTGTTGCTGGCGCTGGGTTTCGCGCTGTTGCTGGGCGCAATCGGCGTACCACTGAAAGGCGCGGCCTTGCAGCTCATGCAGCCGTCTGCCGAACTGGACGAACTCACCCGCGACTATTTCCACACACGCCTGTTCGGCCTGCCCGCGGCACTGGCCAGCTATGCGCTGATCGGCTGGTTCCTCGGCACCCAGAATGCTCGCGCACCACTGGCCATTCTGCTGACCACGAACCTCATCAACGTGGTGCTGGATCTGTGGTTCGTGCTCGGCCTCGACTGGGGAGTGGCCGGCGCCGCCCGCGCCTCGGTAATCGCCGAGTGGAGCGGCGCGCTGCTGGGCCTGGCCCTCACCCGCAAGGCCCTGGCCCGCTACCCCGGCCGACTCGATACTCGCGCGCTGCGCCGCTGGCTGAGCTGGCGGCCGCTGATGGCGGTCAACCGCGACATCTTCCTGCGCTCCCTGGCGCTGCAACTGGTGTTTCTCCTGGTGACGGTACAGGGCACGCGCCTAGGCGATGCGACGGTCGCCGCCAACGCGCTGCTGCTCAACGGCCTACTGCTGACCGCGCACGCCCTCGATGGATTGGCGCATGCCGTGGAAGCCTTGGCCGGGCATGCCATCGGTGCCCGCAACCGCGACGCGCTGCAGCGAGTGATGGTGGTCGCCGGGGGCTGGTCATTGCTGGCCAGTGTCGCCTTCGGCCTGTTCTTCCTGCTTGGCGGCCAGCTGTTCATCCAGCTGCAGACCGACATTCCCGAGGTACGCCAGACCGCGCTGACCTACCTGCCCTATCTGGCGGCATTGCCGCTGATCGCGGTCTGGAGCTATCTGCTTGACGGGCTGTTCATCGGCGCCACCCGCGCGCGGGAAATGCGCAACAGCATGCTCCTGGCGGTAGGTCTGACGCTGCCGCTGGGCTGGCTACTGCAGGGGCTTGGCAATCACGGCTTGTGGCTGGCATTTCTGAGCTTCATGCTGATGCGCGGCGTCTGCCTGGGTGTGCTCGCTCAGCGCCTGCAGCGCCGCGGAGCCTGGTTTACCATGGGCGCGCCAAGCACCACACACTCCGAGGGACACTGA
- a CDS encoding translation initiation factor Sui1 yields the protein MAKKTTSLAGLSGLVYSTDAGRHCPECSQPLGSCICKQSVLPEGDGIARVRRESKGRGGKTVTTISGVPLPETELKELASALKRRCGTGGALKDDVIEIQGDHVQLLIDELSKRGFKAKKSGG from the coding sequence GTGGCGAAGAAAACCACTTCCCTGGCCGGCCTGAGCGGTCTGGTCTATTCCACCGATGCCGGTCGGCATTGTCCTGAGTGCAGTCAACCGTTGGGTAGTTGCATCTGCAAACAGAGCGTTTTGCCCGAAGGCGATGGCATTGCGCGGGTGCGCCGCGAGAGCAAGGGGCGGGGCGGCAAGACGGTGACAACCATCAGTGGCGTTCCCTTGCCCGAGACCGAGCTCAAGGAGCTCGCCAGCGCGCTGAAACGCCGCTGCGGCACGGGCGGCGCGCTGAAGGACGACGTCATCGAGATCCAGGGCGATCACGTTCAGCTGCTGATCGACGAGCTGAGCAAACGTGGCTTCAAGGCCAAGAAGTCCGGTGGCTGA
- a CDS encoding DUF4136 domain-containing protein: MLRRLLLIPLLFALAACQGPQVQRDFDPTRDFSAYRAWTWQEPALQYRPDDPRIKSDLTEQRIRGAIAEQLDQQGLRPATAGKVADIKVQAWYIVDQRTQQYTTTSGAWGNPWYGYWGGPMFTDTRTIDYQVGTLQIDLYDAGDGKLVWRGSAEQVLRSRPGTPDERAGNIRELVMRVLSQYPPR, encoded by the coding sequence ATGTTGCGTCGCCTTTTGCTGATACCTCTCCTCTTCGCGCTCGCCGCCTGCCAGGGCCCGCAGGTGCAGCGCGATTTCGACCCGACGCGCGACTTCTCCGCCTATCGAGCCTGGACCTGGCAGGAACCGGCGCTGCAGTATCGGCCTGACGACCCGCGGATCAAAAGCGACCTGACCGAGCAGCGCATCCGCGGCGCGATCGCCGAACAGCTCGATCAGCAAGGCTTGCGGCCTGCCACGGCCGGCAAAGTGGCGGACATCAAGGTGCAGGCCTGGTACATCGTCGACCAGCGCACCCAGCAATACACCACCACCTCCGGCGCCTGGGGCAATCCCTGGTACGGCTACTGGGGCGGGCCGATGTTTACCGATACCCGCACCATCGACTACCAGGTCGGCACGCTGCAGATCGATCTGTATGACGCTGGCGACGGCAAGCTGGTCTGGCGCGGCAGCGCCGAGCAGGTGTTGCGCAGCCGTCCCGGGACACCCGACGAACGCGCCGGCAACATCCGCGAGCTGGTGATGCGGGTACTGTCGCAGTATCCGCCGCGCTGA
- the thiO gene encoding glycine oxidase ThiO, with product MNQEVIVVGGGVIGLLSAYRLAEAGKAVSLLESGAVGSEASWAGGGIVSPLYPWRYSPAVTALAHWSQDFYPQLGERLLSETGVDPEVHVTGLYWLDLHDEAEALSWAERYGRPLTSVSMETVRQAVPSLGESYKRAVYMEGVANVRNPRLLRALREALRQLPNVNVIEQCPVKGFLRDGTRIVGVQTAQGEMRADQVVVAAGAWSAQLLATLGLEIPVKPMKGQMILFKCAEDFLPSMVLAKRRYAIPRRDGHILVGSTLEDVGFDKTPTEDALESLRATAIELLPALADAQVVKHWAGLRPGSPDGVPYIGPVSGFDGLWLNCGHFRNGLVLAPASCQLLVDLMLGQAPIVDPSPYAPAGRIADQKS from the coding sequence GTGAATCAAGAAGTGATCGTTGTCGGCGGCGGTGTCATCGGGCTGCTGTCTGCCTATCGACTGGCAGAGGCAGGCAAGGCAGTGTCATTGCTGGAGTCCGGTGCTGTTGGCAGCGAAGCCTCGTGGGCCGGTGGCGGGATTGTTTCGCCGTTGTATCCGTGGCGCTACAGCCCGGCGGTCACTGCGCTGGCGCACTGGTCGCAGGATTTCTATCCGCAGCTGGGTGAACGGCTGCTGAGCGAGACGGGGGTGGACCCCGAGGTGCATGTGACGGGCCTCTATTGGCTGGACCTGCATGACGAGGCGGAGGCGCTGAGTTGGGCTGAGCGTTATGGTCGGCCACTCACCTCGGTATCGATGGAGACCGTGCGCCAGGCTGTGCCATCGCTGGGTGAGAGTTACAAGCGCGCCGTTTACATGGAGGGTGTCGCTAATGTCCGTAATCCCCGCCTGCTCCGTGCGCTGCGCGAAGCGCTGCGGCAGCTGCCGAATGTGAATGTGATTGAGCAGTGCCCGGTGAAAGGTTTCCTGCGCGACGGTACGCGCATCGTGGGCGTGCAGACGGCGCAGGGCGAGATGCGGGCGGATCAGGTTGTAGTGGCGGCCGGCGCCTGGAGTGCACAGCTGCTGGCGACGCTGGGGCTGGAGATTCCGGTCAAGCCGATGAAAGGGCAGATGATTCTCTTCAAGTGCGCCGAGGACTTCTTGCCGAGCATGGTGCTGGCCAAGCGGCGCTATGCGATTCCGCGGCGCGATGGCCACATCCTGGTTGGTAGCACCCTGGAAGATGTCGGCTTCGACAAGACGCCGACCGAAGACGCGCTGGAAAGCCTGAGGGCAACAGCGATCGAGCTGCTACCGGCGCTGGCCGACGCGCAAGTGGTCAAACACTGGGCAGGGCTGCGGCCGGGTTCGCCGGATGGCGTGCCTTATATAGGACCGGTGAGCGGCTTCGACGGGCTGTGGCTGAACTGCGGGCACTTCCGCAACGGGTTGGTGCTGGCGCCAGCGTCGTGTCAGCTGCTGGTCGACCTGATGCTTGGGCAGGCGCCAATCGTGGATCCATCGCCCTATGCACCGGCCGGGCGTATCGCCGATCAGAAGAGCTGA
- a CDS encoding nucleotide pyrophosphohydrolase → MNIEQITQRLHAIRDQNDWQRFHSPKNLAMAASVEMAELVEIFQWQSEDESRRLSADKLEHAGQEVGDILMYLLLMCSELGIDMEQALLAKLADNERRFAR, encoded by the coding sequence ATGAACATCGAACAGATCACCCAACGCCTGCATGCCATCCGCGATCAGAACGACTGGCAGCGCTTTCACAGCCCGAAAAACCTCGCGATGGCCGCGAGCGTGGAAATGGCCGAGCTGGTGGAAATCTTCCAGTGGCAGAGCGAGGACGAGTCGCGCCGGCTATCAGCCGACAAGCTCGAGCACGCCGGTCAGGAAGTCGGCGACATCCTCATGTACCTGCTGCTGATGTGCAGCGAGCTGGGCATCGACATGGAACAGGCGCTGCTGGCCAAGCTGGCCGACAACGAGAGGCGCTTTGCCCGATGA
- a CDS encoding DUF2214 family protein: protein MAYAIAAYLHFLAIFLLFALLLLEHQLFRQPLTLERARSLFRIDIAFGITAAAVLASGATRAILYGKGLDHYLKNSLFHAKVGLFVVVAVLSIYPTLTFLRWRPALSAGQTPIMSNSSARWVKLTIRLELLLLLLIPLLAALMARGFGVMPG from the coding sequence ATGGCGTACGCCATCGCCGCCTATCTGCATTTTCTGGCGATATTCCTGCTCTTTGCCCTGTTGCTGCTGGAGCACCAGCTGTTCCGTCAGCCGCTGACGCTGGAGCGCGCGCGCAGCCTGTTTCGCATCGACATCGCCTTCGGCATCACCGCGGCGGCGGTACTGGCCAGCGGAGCCACCCGGGCAATCCTCTATGGCAAAGGCCTGGACCATTACCTGAAGAACAGCCTGTTCCACGCCAAGGTCGGCCTGTTCGTGGTAGTCGCGGTACTGTCCATCTATCCCACCCTGACCTTCCTGCGCTGGCGCCCGGCCTTGTCCGCAGGCCAGACACCGATCATGTCGAACAGCAGCGCCAGGTGGGTCAAGCTGACCATTCGCCTGGAGCTGCTACTGCTCTTACTGATCCCGTTGCTGGCCGCGCTGATGGCGCGCGGCTTTGGCGTCATGCCCGGCTGA